One Candidatus Binataceae bacterium DNA window includes the following coding sequences:
- a CDS encoding competence/damage-inducible protein A, with amino-acid sequence MGNEILSGKVQDSNSYFAARELRRIGVTLDRIAVVPDELKTIAEEIAQAARTHNFVISSGGVGPTHDDITMEAVAIAFGRKLVMHPELERLIRAHFTERLATGLKMAEVPEGAVLNDTDDLRFPTVQVENVYILPGIPQIFQRKLTALLDRFATDPYFLRVIYTSAGEGVIAEHLNACMRAYPELLLGSYPRLGDPEYRVKLTLESKDRNYLDSAFNHLMGLLPRDAVVKIE; translated from the coding sequence GTGGGAAACGAGATCCTCTCCGGCAAGGTCCAGGACAGCAATTCCTACTTCGCCGCGCGGGAGCTGCGACGGATTGGCGTGACGCTTGATCGCATTGCGGTCGTCCCGGATGAGCTAAAAACGATTGCCGAAGAAATCGCACAGGCCGCGCGCACTCACAATTTCGTTATCTCTTCGGGCGGCGTCGGCCCGACCCACGACGACATCACGATGGAAGCGGTGGCGATCGCGTTTGGGCGCAAGCTCGTCATGCATCCTGAACTCGAGCGGCTGATTCGCGCGCATTTCACCGAGCGCCTCGCGACCGGGCTCAAGATGGCGGAAGTCCCCGAGGGCGCCGTTCTCAATGATACCGACGATCTGCGCTTCCCGACGGTACAGGTCGAAAACGTCTATATTCTGCCGGGGATTCCGCAGATTTTTCAGCGTAAGCTCACCGCGCTGCTCGATCGTTTCGCGACCGATCCCTATTTCCTTCGCGTCATCTATACCAGCGCCGGCGAGGGTGTTATCGCCGAGCATCTCAACGCCTGCATGCGGGCTTATCCCGAGCTGCTGCTTGGTTCCTACCCACGCCTCGGCGACCCCGAATATCGGGTGAAACTGACCCTTGAGTCCAAAGATCGCAATTATCTGGATAGTGCATTTAACCATCTGATGGGCTTGCTCCCGCGCGACGCGGTGGTGAAAATAGAGTAG
- a CDS encoding NtaA/DmoA family FMN-dependent monooxygenase (This protein belongs to a clade of FMN-dependent monooxygenases, within a broader family of flavin-dependent oxidoreductases, the luciferase-like monooxygenase (LMM) family, some of whose members use coenzyme F420 rather than FMN.), whose protein sequence is MKLLHLTAFNQCAAALQSFGQYRNPRDHTSTGYTHTEHWVELAQRLERGGFDSIFFADVHGAYDVYRGTAEAGIRHAVQFPGNDPTLLFPAMAQATRHLGFISTYSTTYYPPFHTAKLFSSLDHFTGGRVGWNVVTSYLSSAARNGLGPMIAHDERYDRAEEYMEVVYKLWEASWEEDAVVRDGARDMHTDPAKVHPINHRGEYYEVAGPHMCEPSPQRTPLILQAGQSGRGIRFGARHAEVIFVTYPTFEAARSRVARIREAAAAEGRDPRHVKVMAGVAVIVAESAAEARRKEDRLRSYASPDGGFALFGGWTGIDLAQYRDDELLEGLDSEGIKAAARWFSADKLGRRVTLADAREKMKLASLIRLIVGDPSAVADELEQWADNADVDGINLVPIEQPGSFTDFADLVIPELRRRGRLRTGINGTTLRESLFGAGHRRLLADHPAYRIAGIAPRA, encoded by the coding sequence ATGAAACTGCTTCATCTCACCGCCTTCAACCAGTGCGCGGCGGCGCTACAGTCGTTCGGCCAGTATCGCAATCCGCGCGACCATACCTCGACCGGCTATACGCATACGGAGCACTGGGTTGAACTGGCGCAGCGGCTCGAACGGGGCGGCTTCGACTCGATTTTCTTCGCCGACGTCCACGGCGCGTACGATGTCTATCGGGGCACTGCGGAGGCCGGGATTCGCCACGCCGTGCAGTTTCCCGGCAACGATCCGACCCTGTTGTTCCCGGCGATGGCGCAGGCGACGCGTCATCTGGGCTTCATCTCGACCTACAGCACCACCTACTATCCGCCGTTTCACACCGCCAAGCTCTTCTCGTCGCTCGATCATTTCACGGGCGGGCGAGTCGGCTGGAATGTCGTGACCTCGTATCTCAGCAGCGCGGCGCGTAATGGCCTCGGCCCGATGATCGCGCACGACGAGCGTTACGATCGCGCCGAAGAATACATGGAGGTGGTCTACAAGCTCTGGGAGGCGAGTTGGGAAGAAGACGCGGTAGTGCGCGACGGCGCACGCGACATGCATACGGACCCGGCCAAAGTCCATCCGATCAACCATCGCGGCGAGTACTACGAGGTCGCGGGGCCCCACATGTGTGAGCCCTCGCCGCAACGCACGCCGCTGATCCTGCAGGCCGGGCAATCGGGCCGCGGAATTCGCTTTGGCGCGCGCCACGCGGAGGTGATCTTCGTCACCTATCCGACATTCGAGGCGGCGCGTTCGCGCGTCGCGCGGATTCGCGAGGCCGCCGCGGCCGAAGGCCGCGACCCGCGCCACGTCAAGGTGATGGCCGGCGTCGCGGTGATCGTCGCCGAGAGCGCGGCAGAGGCGCGGCGCAAAGAAGATCGCCTGCGCAGCTACGCCAGTCCCGACGGCGGCTTCGCGCTGTTCGGCGGATGGACGGGGATCGACCTTGCGCAATATCGCGACGACGAGCTCCTCGAAGGGCTCGATTCCGAGGGCATCAAGGCTGCCGCGCGATGGTTTTCTGCGGATAAGCTCGGCCGCCGCGTCACTCTGGCCGACGCGCGGGAGAAGATGAAACTGGCGAGCCTCATCCGTCTGATCGTCGGCGATCCGAGCGCAGTCGCGGACGAACTCGAACAATGGGCCGACAACGCCGACGTTGACGGCATCAACCTCGTCCCGATCGAGCAGCCGGGCAGTTTCACCGATTTCGCCGATCTCGTGATACCCGAATTGCGCCGCCGCGGGCGTCTCCGCACCGGCATCAACGGTACGACCCTGCGCGAAAGCCTCTTCGGCGCCGGGCATCGACGGCTCTTGGCGGACCATCCGGCGTATCGAATCGCCGGAATCGCGCCGCGCGCATGA
- a CDS encoding RNA polymerase factor sigma-32, translated as MARKAGGKRGVSPPIAKKPRRRAQAAIRNVRDEVIETLAVPVEVVEDVASGSAPAIPFDHDTEEVAESAVAESRLPGLDDDDTGVAGADEGADGAQEDPDSAIIPYDPLGRYLSEIRRFPLLSREEEVIIGQRYAEHHDPADAYRLVTANLRLVVKIANEFSRASRNLLDLIQEGNVGLMEAVKNFDPYRGIRFPSYAVWWVRAYIYRYLINNWRLVKIGTTQAQRKLFFNLRKETERLETEGFTPQPKLIAQRMGVKESEVREMQERMGQNEVSLDQPATPGDETSLMDLLPAAELNPEERTARAEWRKFAHEQVEEFAATLSDKEREIFAARLMTEDPPTLQEVGARFGVSRERVRQIEARLKVRLREFIQERAGDIDHAES; from the coding sequence ATGGCGCGGAAAGCGGGCGGTAAACGAGGCGTCAGCCCTCCGATCGCGAAAAAGCCCCGGCGCCGCGCGCAGGCGGCGATCCGGAACGTGCGCGATGAAGTAATCGAGACTCTCGCCGTGCCGGTCGAAGTCGTCGAGGATGTCGCTAGCGGTAGCGCGCCCGCGATTCCTTTCGACCACGACACCGAGGAGGTGGCGGAGAGCGCCGTGGCGGAGAGCCGGTTGCCGGGCCTCGATGATGACGATACCGGCGTGGCCGGCGCTGACGAAGGCGCCGACGGCGCGCAAGAGGACCCCGACAGTGCGATCATCCCCTATGACCCCCTCGGCCGCTATCTGAGCGAGATCCGCCGCTTTCCGCTGCTCAGCCGCGAGGAAGAGGTTATCATCGGACAGCGCTACGCCGAGCATCACGACCCTGCCGACGCCTACCGGCTGGTGACCGCAAATCTACGCCTGGTAGTTAAAATCGCCAACGAGTTTTCGCGCGCCTCGCGCAATCTGCTCGATCTCATCCAGGAAGGCAATGTCGGGCTGATGGAGGCGGTCAAGAACTTCGACCCTTATCGCGGTATCCGTTTTCCGTCCTATGCGGTCTGGTGGGTACGCGCCTACATTTACCGCTATCTGATCAACAACTGGCGGCTGGTTAAAATCGGCACCACGCAGGCCCAGCGCAAGCTCTTCTTCAACCTGCGCAAGGAAACCGAGCGGCTCGAGACCGAGGGCTTTACCCCGCAGCCCAAACTGATCGCGCAGCGCATGGGGGTCAAGGAGAGCGAGGTGCGCGAGATGCAGGAGCGGATGGGGCAGAACGAGGTCTCGCTCGATCAGCCCGCCACCCCGGGCGACGAGACCAGCCTGATGGACCTGCTGCCGGCCGCCGAGCTCAATCCCGAGGAGCGCACGGCGCGCGCCGAGTGGCGCAAGTTCGCCCACGAGCAGGTCGAGGAGTTCGCCGCGACGCTCAGCGACAAGGAGCGCGAGATTTTCGCGGCGCGCCTGATGACCGAAGATCCGCCGACCCTGCAGGAGGTCGGCGCGCGCTTCGGCGTGAGCCGCGAGCGCGTGCGTCAGATCGAAGCGCGGCTGAAGGTGCGGCTGCGCGAGTTCATCCAGGAGCGCGCGGGCGATATCGATCACGCCGAATCCTGA
- a CDS encoding rhodanese-like domain-containing protein — MAKLEKAEWVAGQIGRAGVTVIDPRRPMKYLAGHLPEAINLPVYKAFGADGGLLAPEALTEFIGGAGLGDAATPVLYDSPEGQNAAMLAWILEYLGRTDVHIMENLYEGWKAAGREVRYRPVVGAPTRFSARLNPAIRVTAEEATAASGMKFVDFRSREEFSGVRVIGEDTPGHIPGAVNLIWRDLANPPELILKPRGEIEELIARAGVMSSDRIVAYCRSGPRAALGYLALRAAGYDVRLFDGSWAKWTSMGFSVEC, encoded by the coding sequence GTGGCCAAATTGGAGAAAGCTGAGTGGGTTGCCGGACAAATCGGGCGCGCCGGCGTGACGGTCATCGACCCGCGACGCCCGATGAAATATCTCGCGGGCCATCTGCCGGAGGCGATCAATCTGCCGGTGTACAAGGCCTTTGGGGCCGACGGCGGACTGCTCGCGCCCGAGGCGCTGACCGAGTTTATCGGCGGAGCCGGGCTCGGCGACGCGGCGACGCCGGTGCTTTACGACTCGCCCGAGGGGCAGAACGCCGCGATGCTCGCCTGGATCCTCGAGTATCTCGGACGCACCGATGTGCACATCATGGAAAATCTCTACGAGGGCTGGAAGGCGGCGGGCCGCGAGGTTCGCTATCGACCCGTGGTCGGTGCGCCGACGCGCTTCAGCGCTCGCTTGAATCCGGCGATTCGGGTCACGGCCGAGGAAGCGACCGCGGCGAGCGGGATGAAGTTCGTCGATTTTCGCAGCCGCGAGGAGTTTTCCGGCGTGCGCGTGATCGGCGAGGACACGCCGGGACATATTCCGGGGGCGGTCAACCTGATCTGGCGTGATCTGGCGAATCCGCCGGAGCTGATCCTTAAGCCGCGCGGTGAAATCGAGGAGCTGATCGCGCGCGCGGGCGTCATGAGCAGCGATCGTATCGTCGCTTATTGCAGATCCGGACCCCGTGCGGCGCTGGGTTATCTCGCCTTGCGCGCGGCGGGATACGACGTGCGGCTGTTCGACGGCTCATGGGCGAAATGGACCAGTATGGGTTTTTCAGTGGAGTGCTGA
- a CDS encoding SDR family NAD(P)-dependent oxidoreductase translates to MELLKDRVAMITGGTGALGRAVADHFLANGAKVVVPWIVEAEIPLFHKRMGGRYPDANIMLGKVDLGNETEVAKFVGEATQRFGRVDALVNLVGGFWGFKTVAETTLAEWQAMFDLNLKPTFLCCKAVVPIMQKNKFGRIVSVSSRTGLLGAGEFAAYAVAKGAIRTFTASLAEEVLTDNVLVNAIAPSTIDTEANRTAMPKAKHENWVKPEDIAKTVAFLCSDQNQVTSGVVVPVYGRA, encoded by the coding sequence ATGGAATTGCTGAAAGATCGAGTCGCGATGATCACCGGCGGAACCGGCGCGCTGGGACGCGCGGTCGCCGACCATTTTCTTGCCAACGGCGCCAAGGTGGTCGTGCCCTGGATCGTCGAGGCCGAGATCCCGCTGTTCCACAAGCGGATGGGCGGCCGCTATCCCGACGCGAACATCATGCTGGGCAAAGTTGATCTTGGCAACGAGACCGAGGTCGCGAAGTTCGTCGGCGAGGCCACGCAGCGCTTCGGGCGCGTCGACGCGCTGGTCAACCTGGTCGGCGGCTTCTGGGGTTTCAAGACCGTCGCCGAGACCACGCTGGCCGAGTGGCAGGCGATGTTCGATCTGAATCTCAAGCCGACCTTCCTCTGCTGTAAGGCGGTCGTGCCGATCATGCAGAAGAACAAGTTCGGCCGGATCGTCTCGGTAAGTTCGCGCACCGGGCTCCTCGGCGCTGGCGAGTTCGCCGCCTACGCCGTCGCGAAGGGTGCGATCCGCACCTTCACTGCGTCACTGGCCGAGGAGGTACTGACCGACAACGTTCTGGTCAACGCGATCGCGCCGAGCACGATCGACACCGAGGCGAATCGCACGGCGATGCCCAAGGCCAAGCACGAGAACTGGGTCAAGCCCGAGGATATCGCCAAGACGGTCGCATTCTTGTGCTCGGATCAGAATCAGGTGACGTCGGGAGTGGTCGTGCCGGTCTACGGCCGCGCCTGA
- a CDS encoding alpha/beta hydrolase yields MAEIAHRFVTTNGIKMHYAEAGSGPHVLLCHGAPESWYSWRHQLLALAEAGFHAIAPDMRGYGQTAQPKEVEAYDIFQLTGDLVGLANALGGDPVVIVGHDWGAWITQFAALFRPDLFPAVGLLSVPFLPRLSISPSAWEQEKYPGKIFYQQIFRSPGMEKRMEADVYGTIVNALYSASGEPPVEERWKFAMDPKDMASIGLAPTPKKPTFVTDADIEFLVGEFKRSGFAGCLNYYRNVDRNWALTPFLDGAKLRQPALFIAGDRDGVLGFWGEEVNAMERHVPNLKRKVILPGIGHWTQQESPDAVNRALIEFLRSA; encoded by the coding sequence ATGGCTGAGATCGCTCATCGATTCGTCACTACCAACGGCATCAAGATGCACTATGCGGAAGCGGGAAGCGGTCCGCACGTTCTGCTTTGCCATGGCGCTCCCGAATCCTGGTATTCGTGGCGGCATCAACTTCTGGCGCTTGCCGAAGCGGGGTTCCATGCTATCGCGCCGGACATGCGTGGGTACGGCCAGACCGCACAGCCGAAAGAGGTCGAGGCCTACGATATCTTTCAACTTACGGGCGATCTTGTCGGCTTGGCCAATGCGCTAGGTGGCGATCCGGTGGTGATCGTCGGACATGATTGGGGTGCGTGGATCACTCAGTTCGCCGCGCTCTTCCGGCCCGATCTCTTCCCCGCTGTCGGGCTGCTCAGCGTGCCGTTCCTGCCACGGTTGTCGATCAGCCCGAGCGCGTGGGAGCAGGAGAAGTATCCTGGCAAGATCTTCTATCAGCAAATTTTTCGATCGCCCGGAATGGAAAAGCGCATGGAGGCCGATGTGTATGGCACGATCGTGAACGCACTCTACTCTGCGTCCGGCGAGCCGCCTGTCGAGGAGCGATGGAAGTTTGCGATGGATCCGAAGGACATGGCTAGCATAGGGCTGGCTCCGACGCCGAAGAAACCGACCTTCGTGACTGATGCGGATATAGAGTTCCTGGTCGGCGAATTCAAGCGCAGCGGTTTCGCGGGCTGTCTCAACTATTATCGCAATGTCGATCGCAACTGGGCGCTGACGCCCTTCCTCGACGGGGCCAAGCTCCGCCAGCCGGCCCTCTTTATCGCGGGTGATCGCGACGGCGTTCTCGGTTTCTGGGGCGAAGAGGTCAATGCGATGGAGCGCCACGTGCCTAATCTCAAGCGCAAGGTCATCCTGCCGGGTATCGGCCATTGGACGCAGCAGGAAAGCCCTGACGCCGTGAATCGCGCGCTAATCGAATTTCTGCGCAGCGCCTAA
- a CDS encoding Rrf2 family transcriptional regulator, translating into MKFGVGIDYCLKALLMLADRFPTAQPQRVEEIATTQSIPENYLRRLLIELKRGGLVTSQKGPSGGYLLARHPSRITMADVVHLIEGDYTPVECLEDGAAGTLCQPGDGCAMREVWREVRDNVTAILARTTLQSLSERRRKAIDFQI; encoded by the coding sequence ATGAAATTTGGCGTCGGCATCGATTATTGTCTGAAAGCGCTGTTAATGTTGGCCGACCGTTTCCCCACGGCGCAGCCGCAGCGCGTCGAGGAGATCGCGACGACTCAGAGCATCCCGGAGAACTACCTGCGCCGGCTCCTAATCGAACTCAAACGCGGCGGGCTGGTCACCAGCCAGAAGGGCCCAAGCGGAGGATACCTCCTGGCGCGCCATCCCTCGCGCATCACGATGGCGGACGTGGTCCACCTTATCGAGGGCGACTACACCCCGGTCGAGTGTCTCGAGGACGGCGCCGCGGGGACGCTCTGCCAGCCCGGCGACGGCTGTGCGATGCGCGAGGTCTGGCGCGAGGTGCGCGACAACGTCACCGCGATCCTCGCACGGACGACGCTGCAATCACTCAGCGAGCGCCGCCGCAAAGCGATCGACTTCCAGATTTGA
- a CDS encoding nitrite/sulfite reductase, whose protein sequence is MPKREPPSREMVLKRNSVERLKHELFPTELAGQWQRLVDTSYEKLPEEDIVRLQWFGMYHDKPKIGTFMMRVKIPSGILSPAGLNAIGEISERCGRDQGELTTRQNIQLHYITLDRFPEILDQLKAVGLTTMGGCGDVVRNITGCPAAGVSADELFDVTGLVAEAAAFFYNNRDYSDLPRKHKITISACSFQCNAPEINCVALIATVRDGREGFAVRVGGGQSSTPRLSRHLGVFVPRSETIAVLRAIIDVWQSTTEYRISRVKARLKFMIDDYGVEEFRRLVEARLGGALEDLPEMPLPDAESDHMGVHESRDPGLLYAGFPVYLGTMSGQQMREIADLTASFGGDIRLTRRQNFILTGIPRERLDEILGRVAEIGFPIDANGLYGSSIGCIGDPHCNYAVTPTKEKLASIIARLVGQFGDAVGGLKVNLDGCPHACAQHWTGDIGLQGTTGRGPSGEPLEAFDVILRGGLGRDAAIGRPLLRRVPSAKVEETVARLFAGYLEERLAGESFTQFCVRTPDAALVTIGSAEVSTSLEQAHL, encoded by the coding sequence ATGCCCAAACGCGAACCGCCGTCCCGGGAAATGGTGCTGAAGCGCAATTCAGTCGAGCGCCTCAAGCACGAGCTTTTCCCGACTGAGCTGGCCGGGCAGTGGCAGCGTTTGGTTGACACGTCCTACGAAAAATTGCCCGAAGAGGACATCGTTCGGCTCCAGTGGTTCGGGATGTATCACGACAAGCCGAAGATCGGCACCTTCATGATGCGCGTGAAGATTCCAAGCGGGATCCTGAGCCCGGCCGGATTGAACGCGATCGGCGAGATTTCCGAGCGCTGCGGCCGCGACCAGGGGGAACTGACGACCCGCCAAAATATCCAGTTGCACTATATCACGCTGGATCGCTTTCCCGAGATTCTCGACCAGCTCAAGGCCGTCGGCCTGACCACGATGGGCGGATGCGGCGACGTCGTGCGCAATATCACCGGATGCCCGGCGGCGGGAGTCAGCGCCGACGAGTTGTTCGACGTGACCGGGCTGGTCGCCGAAGCGGCGGCATTTTTCTACAATAATCGCGACTATTCCGATCTGCCGCGCAAGCACAAAATCACGATTTCGGCCTGCTCCTTCCAGTGCAACGCGCCTGAGATCAATTGCGTCGCGCTGATCGCGACGGTCAGGGACGGCCGCGAAGGTTTCGCGGTGCGGGTCGGCGGCGGCCAGTCCTCGACGCCGCGCCTCTCGCGTCATCTGGGGGTCTTTGTTCCGCGTAGCGAGACGATCGCGGTCCTGCGCGCAATTATCGACGTCTGGCAATCGACCACCGAATACCGCATCTCGCGCGTCAAGGCGCGGCTCAAATTCATGATCGACGATTACGGGGTCGAGGAGTTTCGTCGCCTGGTCGAGGCGCGCCTCGGCGGCGCCCTTGAGGATCTGCCGGAGATGCCGCTACCCGACGCCGAGAGCGACCATATGGGCGTGCACGAGTCTCGCGATCCGGGACTGCTCTATGCCGGCTTTCCGGTCTATCTCGGCACGATGAGCGGACAGCAGATGCGCGAGATAGCCGATTTAACCGCCAGCTTCGGCGGCGATATCCGGCTGACCCGCCGGCAGAACTTTATCCTGACCGGGATTCCTCGCGAACGGTTGGACGAGATTCTCGGGCGCGTCGCCGAGATCGGTTTTCCGATCGATGCCAACGGACTTTATGGCTCCTCGATCGGCTGTATCGGTGATCCGCATTGCAACTATGCCGTGACTCCCACCAAGGAGAAGCTGGCGTCGATAATCGCGCGGCTGGTCGGCCAGTTCGGCGACGCGGTCGGCGGCCTGAAGGTAAATCTCGACGGCTGTCCGCACGCCTGCGCGCAGCATTGGACCGGCGATATCGGTCTGCAGGGCACCACCGGGCGCGGCCCTAGCGGCGAGCCGCTCGAAGCCTTCGACGTGATTTTGCGCGGCGGCCTCGGCCGCGACGCCGCGATCGGCCGGCCGCTGCTGCGCCGCGTGCCGTCGGCGAAGGTCGAAGAGACCGTCGCGCGCCTGTTCGCCGGCTATCTCGAAGAGCGGCTGGCGGGCGAGTCCTTCACGCAATTCTGCGTGCGCACGCCCGACGCCGCGCTGGTCACGATCGGCAGCGCGGAGGTCTCGACCAGTCTCGAACAGGCCCACCTATAA
- a CDS encoding phosphoadenylyl-sulfate reductase: METHTDTEAIVMDELEAGEAAVELDSQEPQEVLAWAIEKFGRRVGLCSSFQADGVALIDMAWKIDPGIRVFTIDTGRQPEETYKLIDQIRDKYGIRTEVFFPDTNVVQNMVTKHGNNLFYNAVNSRLLCCQVRKVLPVRRALMNYDAWITGLRRDQWATRSNIRKLEIDHDHGGIVKFAPLADWTDEEVWDYIRANDVPYNELYDKGFKSIGCAPCTRPVADGEDPRNGRWWWETGAPKECGMHCAIETGGFEHELAALLGHNGHETALTNGAA; encoded by the coding sequence ATGGAAACACATACCGATACCGAAGCAATCGTGATGGACGAACTCGAAGCCGGCGAGGCCGCGGTCGAGCTCGACAGCCAGGAACCGCAGGAAGTGCTTGCCTGGGCGATCGAGAAATTCGGCCGCCGCGTGGGGCTCTGTTCGAGCTTTCAGGCCGACGGCGTCGCGCTGATCGATATGGCTTGGAAGATCGATCCGGGAATCCGCGTCTTCACGATCGATACGGGACGGCAGCCTGAGGAGACCTATAAGCTAATTGATCAGATTCGCGACAAGTATGGCATCAGGACCGAGGTTTTCTTCCCTGACACCAACGTCGTGCAGAATATGGTCACGAAGCACGGCAACAATCTCTTTTACAACGCGGTCAACTCGCGCCTACTCTGCTGCCAGGTGCGCAAGGTGCTGCCGGTGCGGCGCGCCCTGATGAACTACGACGCCTGGATCACCGGCCTCAGGCGCGATCAGTGGGCCACCCGCTCGAATATCCGCAAGCTCGAAATCGATCACGATCATGGCGGGATCGTCAAATTCGCGCCGCTGGCCGATTGGACCGACGAAGAGGTCTGGGACTATATCCGCGCCAACGATGTTCCGTACAACGAGCTTTACGACAAGGGCTTCAAATCGATTGGCTGCGCGCCCTGCACGCGCCCGGTGGCGGACGGCGAAGATCCGCGCAACGGCCGCTGGTGGTGGGAGACCGGCGCGCCCAAGGAATGCGGGATGCACTGCGCGATCGAAACCGGCGGCTTCGAGCACGAACTCGCCGCCCTGCTCGGCCACAACGGCCACGAAACTGCGCTCACCAACGGCGCAGCTTAG
- a CDS encoding zinc-binding dehydrogenase translates to MKAIIFDENGGGEVLKYADTPTPTAGPNDVVMQVKASACNFNDIWARRGIPGMKTIFPHISGSDASGVVVEVGSEVHNVKLGDEVVVHCGISCRQCDYCTRGEEFFCPEFKIWGFQTGPLDGAHGDYCRVPAVNVLPKPKNLTHVEAATMPLVLVTVWRMLVTRARIQAGDFVLVWGAAGGLGVMAIQIAKLYGARAIAVASSDDKLELCRNLGAEYVLNRKQHDVFQEVRKITNGRRADIVFEHTGAETWPISMQCLKWGGTIVTCGATSGFDAHLDIRLLWNKQQNYLGSHLGNKGELMDAMRFVASGQIKPVVGKVLPLRELAHAQELMEKGTIAGKIAMLPPAAA, encoded by the coding sequence ATGAAGGCGATAATTTTCGATGAGAACGGCGGCGGCGAAGTGCTCAAGTACGCCGACACGCCGACCCCGACAGCGGGCCCTAATGACGTTGTGATGCAGGTCAAAGCCTCGGCGTGCAATTTCAACGATATCTGGGCGCGCCGCGGGATTCCCGGGATGAAGACGATCTTCCCGCATATCTCGGGCTCTGATGCGTCGGGCGTCGTGGTCGAGGTTGGCAGCGAGGTGCACAACGTCAAGCTCGGCGATGAGGTCGTCGTGCATTGCGGAATCTCTTGTCGTCAATGCGATTATTGCACGCGCGGCGAAGAGTTCTTCTGTCCGGAATTCAAGATCTGGGGCTTCCAGACCGGACCGCTGGACGGCGCGCACGGCGACTATTGCCGCGTGCCCGCAGTCAACGTCCTGCCCAAGCCGAAGAATCTCACTCATGTCGAAGCCGCGACGATGCCGCTGGTGCTGGTCACGGTGTGGCGGATGCTGGTGACGCGCGCGCGAATCCAGGCCGGCGACTTCGTGCTGGTGTGGGGCGCGGCCGGCGGCCTCGGCGTGATGGCGATCCAGATCGCGAAGCTTTACGGCGCGCGGGCGATCGCGGTGGCGTCGAGCGACGACAAGCTCGAACTCTGCCGCAATCTCGGCGCCGAGTACGTGCTCAATCGCAAGCAGCACGACGTTTTCCAGGAAGTTCGCAAAATCACCAACGGCCGGCGTGCGGATATCGTGTTCGAGCATACCGGCGCCGAGACCTGGCCGATCTCGATGCAGTGTCTCAAGTGGGGCGGCACGATCGTGACTTGCGGCGCGACCTCAGGTTTCGATGCGCATCTTGATATTCGTTTGTTGTGGAACAAGCAGCAGAATTATCTGGGCTCGCATCTGGGCAACAAGGGTGAGTTGATGGATGCGATGCGGTTCGTCGCAAGCGGGCAGATCAAGCCGGTGGTCGGCAAGGTGCTGCCGCTGCGCGAGCTGGCTCACGCGCAGGAGCTGATGGAAAAAGGCACGATCGCCGGCAAGATCGCGATGCTCCCCCCCGCCGCCGCGTAG